The Lonchura striata isolate bLonStr1 chromosome 5, bLonStr1.mat, whole genome shotgun sequence genome window below encodes:
- the AMIGO2 gene encoding amphoterin-induced protein 2, whose protein sequence is MSLNWRTLPTRLGVFKANCKGLVCLLVFTVSVCGSAPGMCPAACICASDIVSCTSKNLTRVPGNLYKCMKRLDLSYNRIGILEPEWVPVLSEKLNTLIVNHNSISSISTGSFSTTPNLKYLDLSSNSLKTLGSPVFQELKELEVLLLYNNQITQIESLAFGGLYKLQKLYLSYNLVSHFPLDLYIGKHKLTDLVLLDISFNHIQTMPVQRLSSVPAKQLSGIYLHGNPFHCDCVLYSMLIFWYQRHFTSVVDFKNEYSCLLQSDPRGHYKLPLLHDNVINCSESTVNSSFQAFGFIHDAQVGDRLIVHCDSRISDTGTQFVWVSPDNRLLEADRDTDNFKVFPNGSLEITDAQLENSGLYSCIAINKKRLLNETIEVRINVSNFTVNRSHAHEAFNTAFTTLAACVASIILVLLYLYLTPCPCQCKAKKKKRKLNQSSAHPSILNSALPQELPADEKKASTGKRVVFLEPVHEPKQSQNGKVKLFPNDSVVTESILKTTRTKSDSDSVNSVFSDTPFMPPA, encoded by the coding sequence ATGTCTTTAAACTGGCGGACACTTCCTACTCGACTTGGAGTTTTTAAAGCGAACTGCAAAGGACTCGTGTGCCTCCTGGTCTTCACCGTGAGTGTTTGTGGCAGTGCCCCAGGGATGTGTCCAGCAGCCTGCATCTGTGCCAGTGATATCGTAAGCTGCACTAGTAAGAACCTCACTCGAGTGCCAGGAAATCTTTATAAATGTATGAAAAGGCTGGATCTGAGTTATAACAGAATTGGGATTTTGGAGCCTGAATGGGTCCCAGTGCTGTCTGAGAAACTGAACACTTTAATAGTCAATCATAATAGCATTAGCAGCATTAGCACTGGAAGCTTTTCCACAACTCCAAATCTGAAGTATCTAGACCTGTCATCCAACAGCCTGAAAACACTGGGCAGCCCTGTGTTTCAGGAGCTAAAGGAGCTGGAGGTTCTCCTGCTGTACAACAATCAAATAACACAGATCGAGTCTTTAGCCTTTGGAGGATTGTACAAATTACAGAAACTCTACCTAAGCTACAACTTGGTCTCGCATTTCCCACTGGACTTATATATTGGAAAACATAAACTGACAGACCTTGTGTTGCTGGACATTTCCTTTAATCACATCCAGACGATGCCTGTTCAGCGCCTGAGTTCAGTGCCAGCCAAACAACTTAGTGGAATTTATCTTCATGGCAACCCATTCCATTGTGACTGTGTCCTGTACTCCATGCTAATCTTCTGGTATCAAAGGCATTTCACCTCAGTGGTGGACTTCAAAAATGAATACAGCTGTTTGTTGCAGTCAGACCCAAGAGGTCATTATAAACTGCCTTTACTGCATGACAACGTTATTAATTGCTCTGAAAGTACCGTCAACAGCTCTTTCCAAGCCTTTGGGTTTATTCATGATGCCCAGGTTGGTGACAGGCTGATTGTACACTGTGACAGCAGAATCAGCGATACGGGCACACAGTTTGTTTGGGTTAGTCCAGACAATAGATTACTGGAAGCAGACAGGGACACCGATAACTTCAAGGTGTTTCCTAATGGCAGCCTGGAGATAACAGATGCCCAGCTAGAGAACTCAGGCCTGTATTCCTGTATTGCAATAAATAAGAAAAGACTATTAAATGAAACCATAGAGGTCAGAATAAATGTTAGCAATTTCACAGTGAACAGGTCCCATGCTCATGAAGCATTTAATACAGCTTTTACCACCCTTGCTGCCTGTGTGGCCAGTATTATTTTAGTGCTGCTGTATCTCTATCTGACCCCCTGCCCATGCCAATGTAAGGCaaaaaagaagaagaggaagctGAACCAAAGCAGTGCCCACCCGTCCATACTGAATTCTGCACTGCCACAAGAGCTGCCAGCCGACGAGAAGAAGGCTAGCACTGGGAAACGGGTGGTTTTCCTGGAACCCGTGCACGAACCAAAACAGAGTCAGAATGGGAAAGTAAAACTGTTCCCTAATGACAGTGTCGTTACGGAGAGTATCTTAAAAACTACTCGAACAAAATCTGACTCTGACTCTGTCAATTCTGTGTTCTCAGATACACCTTTCATGCCGCCAGCTTAG